ATACAATGTGAGTATCAAAAGTATTGCAGCTTTTCATGTTTGATTATACAGTCTGATTATTTGATCAATTATAGGTTAATTATATGAAACAGTTTTATACTAAATGCAACAATACTGATTATCAGTAAACATAAAATCACCTAGACATAATTTATTAACCAAATACAAGAGACGTTTGGTCAGAAATGTATCTTTATTTTCAAACGATATTTCTTTTAGGACATTTGTGTTATATTGTCAAACACACAAACAACTGAACATCTAACTTTACCAGTTTTAAAAAGCAAGAACGCATACAAACACTATCACATATTTATGTAAATGGGACATACCAATGTTTGGACCATCCCCATTCGCTGAGCCCTGAAAGTGCTTACAGTTTTGACAAGATCTAAGGCAGTCATGTCACCAACTAAAATTCTTTGGATGGTGTTATGAATTGCACAATATGTTCCAGTTCTACCTATACCTGCACTGTATAACAAGTAATAATTTATCATGTACATGTAAAGTAATATCTCGAAACATCTTTACTGCACATATGGTTGTTGTAAGAATCAGCCAAACCTGCAATGCACCACAATTGGCCCTTTCGATGATGGCAGATGACATAATCTTCTAAAAATGTCTCGAACAGCCAAAGTGTCATATGGAACTCCATGATCAGGCCATTCAGGATATTGAATATGTAACACAGGTAGAGCGGGACCCTCTGACTGAATCCAGGTGAATGTACAAGAATCAGTGCCAACAATGTGTGTGTGCGTGTGCGAGCATGCGTGAGtgcgtgtatgtatgtatatgagagatattattattattgtgtaactGACAAACCTCTTCACGATTCACCTCCATGTGTCGTAACACTAATGAGCTGTCGGTTGTTATTATGCTTCGGGTAACAGTAGAGATATTGCCAAACAATCTTGGACCGTTCTCTGCTTGAAAATAGTCTCCACACTTTTGGATCTATTATGAAATTGAGTCTAAAATTAGGCAGATGAAACATCAATATTAAAAGAAACAACGGAATGATGGTTGTACATAAATGTAAATTTATATCCCTGTATCTTATTTCTATAAAATAAAACAAGAAAATAAGAACAGTATCAACCGATATGGTAGAAACTCTGTTAGACTATAATAGATGATAGCTTAAGACTTCAATTAACAGATATCAAATAGACAATGACATGACTAATTTAGTTCGATAACACATTTATTACCAAAATCTACTATTTTATTGGAAATACAAGAAATGAAATATAATTATAAAAGTTGATAGAGACTGTATAAAGTTCAATACCCGGTTGTGATCAACTAGCTTAGTGAGCATCACAATTGCTGGACAATGATTCTGGAGTACCATTTCCCAGAAATCTTCGAAGGTTTCAGGAAGGGGGCCTTGAGTTGCTATGAACCGAGAAACACTCTCAGATGGATTAGCCTATATCATAATGGAAACTTTTCATTAAGCTTAAAGATCTCAAATTTGGTTTCATTCTAATAAATACATAATTTCTATATAGAATATTGGATGACCTCTGCTGTTATAAAGCTAGCATTAATGTATCCCATTGCTGATGGCCTGTGATCTTTGCATGGATCAATAACAACCCTGTTTGCATCAACTGAAAAAAAAAAGTTCAACGCCACTAATTGTTATTTGACTTATTTCAATACATAATGATATATTGGCACATGGAAGGAAAATGATAAAAAAAGAGTGTGAGTAGCATACATGGTACAACATCAGAGTAGCGGTTTTTTCTACAATTAACATGTAGTCTAGCCACCGAGCAGCTACTATTGACTTCTGATGACATCATCCTAAGATCCTTCATTACAAAATGGATCCAATATTAGCCACATACGCGTATTAAAAAACTTTTGACCTAACTATATGCATATATAACATGGATATAAACCACCAAGAATTAATACTGCCTCACAAATTTACAAAAGTTCCTTGTACTATCATTCCTATCAAAATCACTAAAACATCATTCTTTTATAGTCATTAAAGAAACTAAGCAAGTTCTATATCAAGAATACAACAAGCACTTCACTTGTTTTCTATATATCAACTGACGATAATGATAAGTTTGCCTGCATGTAGTAACTTAGTCTATTTAATTTGTGAACAACAGGGATCTGTATGAAGTTGTTAAGAAAAGCAAAGGAATACAAATAACTTTTATTAGCTTTCACGTCTAAATAAGAGTATACACAATACAGGCTATACATAGCCCATGTTGATAGCTCTACATAACACCCTAAACTACTTAGTTCATATAACTTCTTATACTTCTCTAATCTCAATGATAAATTACCTTTTAATTATTAAGGTAAAGTTTAATTTAACTGGCTCTTGATGCAGCCGATATCCCCTCCTAAGTACATGCCACGCCATTGTAACGTATGGGTAACTTAGTACGCGTGTTTCCTCAATCTGGATACTAGTTAACAATTAGAGTTTATCAGCCTATTTAGGTCAAATTTTGACCTAAATGATTAAGCTACTATTATTGCATGAAATGAGAATATAAAAAGAAATTTGAGTGTTACCACAAACAATATCACTCCAAAATACAATTATCTCTTTCTAAGCCTAATACTAAGGCCCATAGTTTAGCTAATAACAAGCCAAAAAGTCATAAGCCTGAGTTTACTGGCCTTTAATCCATGTGTAATTTATATTCAAGTCAATTGCgtaataaaataactaaaataaGATTAACCGTACGAACTAATCAAATTAGGGCATATAAGCACAAAGAGAAACCTGCAAAATTGAAAACTCTTGTTCGATAACTGAATACTGATCAGTCTGTTTAGCTTTTAAAAACTTGAGAGCTTGAACGCAGTAACGAATTTGATCGGGTTTAAGAGCCAATTTTGGAGGAAATCGAGTAGACATATCGAATGAATTCAAAGAaatagaagatgatgatgacgacgatttTTGAATTTTAGCCCCGTTGGAAGCAGCCATCGCCGATTTACGGCTCCGACTACGTGACGATTTGACGTTGCCCGTGGTGGTCCGGTGAGCTTGAAATCGTCAAAAGTGGTGGATGTGAGATTGTGAGAGCTGCCCGACCACTGATGGTTTTTAATTATTTGGTCTAGTCTGCTTTAGAACGGGCAGCGAGCCAGGTCACCTTTtcctttcctttaaatcaataaataaataaaattttaattttaaccaGTGAAATTACCCGTGAAAATACGGGTATATGATTCCATTTTTttgctaaaaaaataaaaaatgggcAGCGAGCCAGGTCACCTTTtcctttcctttaaatcaataaataaataaaattttaaccAGTGAaaatacgggtttgtttaaacaaaacagtttaataatatatattacgtattaagtgaatgtaaatgttaaagtcatttagtttattgacccgtggaaccacggatttcgactaagaaacttgtcgttgattttacaaacataaagttcgctccaagttgagtatttatatttatatttttaataataataataattattattattattattattattattaaatatcttttaaattttaaaattacaatttaagagagattaatatttccttttataaaagattttgtattatttttttaattaaattaatatataattatgacatcatcattataaaaaatAAAGGGTAATTTAACTTAATCATAATGTCGTCATTTTGGAAGTTTATTAGACTATATAAATAGATTATAAAATGACTTGATTTTGTCATAAATATtgaacaatttttttttcttttgcaaagcaatatatacatatacattatacaCTAGTTGAAGGACTCGTAGAATCATGAGTTAGTTTAAGAAAAATGGTGAATGATATATTATATTTGATAAATGTTATTAAATTTGATCAttaatgaattatatatatatataactaactaAAACATAGTAACTAACTACATGAAGTATATTTATAACTATAACTTTTTAATGTGGAACTCTAGTTCTACAAACATATTGATGGATAGAATAAATGAACTATCTTTATTCTCTCACCActatttttcaataataataatataattaaattataattattatattataataaatttTACTTAAAATTTTGAAtatttatattgttaataataattattactaataataaatgtctcttaatttttttaattaaaatactattattatttgaaAGTTATGCAATATCTTCAAAATTTGTATATGTGTTCATGTGGTGAATTGTAAATAATTGTATAATTTATTTTAAAGATTGTAAATATAGTCATGAgagtgttttattataaggttgtacataatgtttcaaatattgtaaatATGGTCATGAGAGTGTTtatcataagattgtacataatgtttcaaatattatacatatgataacaggggtgttttaccataagattatacataatattttacataatGTACATTTATTTAACCTGTTTTAATTtttactaaatataattaattattttaatgacatcatcattgatTGAATGTCTTCgaaattttcttttttcttttaaattttttattaatcttgaataatatttatttatgacatcatcaattTAGAGATTTAATGAATTTATAAATTATACATTAAACAGAATAAAGTGTTAGTCAATAATCATAACaagaaataaaaataacaatatttaattgctaattaatttaatttactttatttacttttaaacAAACTTGTTAATAAGAAATTAAAATAAACAACAAAACTAAGCAACAtacataaaactatactttttaggTATAACTAGTTACCAAAATACTCCAAAGTTGAGTTATTTACATGTTTTATATTGTAAATAGTGATTTGTcaccataattaatatttaatatattactaattaatattcgTTTGTAAAAGAGAATGATATTGTTTCAACCTCGCGACATAACCATCTTGTCGCATCCTATGAAACATCTTTTCTTATAAAATTCTAATTTAAATTCATATAAAATCTTGACTAACGTAACATTGACCAATTTTGACGGCAAAAGTTGACTTTGACCAACTGAATCCGATGTTCACCCATTGACCAATTAATTAGACGAATTTTTTCAAAAATCTAAAACTCTTCTAGAAAAGATGACTCataaattattataaattttttcaAAATGATATCATATAACAGAAAAAAGTATTAAAAAGACTTTTCTATGCTGCTAATTATTGCCTTTTGAACACATCATTGGCATCCCTATGTATATGTACATCGATATctagatgtatatgcatatattttagtacgtagatatatacatatagatgTATTTCGGTTGATACTTGATATATCgataaattgtcatccatatccgTTCCACAAAATATTTAGATCATGTATATACATGATCATATCAATTATTTGTCCTGTTTGGGCTCCAAATATTGGACCACATTATTTTGCAACTACCCACTTTGTGGCGGACCAGGAGCAGCGGCAGGCCCAAAAGGTAAGAAAGTCGATGGTGGCGCAACAAAATTTGCGTGTGGTCCATACGAAGGATTACATGGTGGGCCTGTTATATGGGCCAAAGGTGTACGCGACCTGAACTGGAAAGGGGCCGCATGTGAAGTGTTGGCcataattgtaacgaccctggttttttcaacgtttaattattaataatttattattaatgcttgtgttttaataaacgtgttcttatacgtgttacttgttaccgtatttaacttttcatggcccgacttgtctttgtgacacacgtacttttcacgaataatattttcgaatattatttacattcatgattaattaatattgatcatttttaattaactaatgtaactagttaattacttgggctttgtttatttaatttgttacttacttggacttgggcctttattattggaaatggacttggaagcccaccctactctcttaatggacttgtaagcccatcttATATGCTAGTATTTCATTAAGGAttaaactagattaattagtgtTATGTAAAGACTAGTTACTTGTATACTTACACCACTTTCCCATACCATTTAGCTTTAATATCATTTCAAGCTCTCACCACCtccccatgcatgaaagtagatttgAACCTTGCCCCTTTTGGCTCCCTTAAAACCGTCGGTTTTGGTGTGTAGGAGGgaggagttcaaatttttttttttttttttgtatacttatttactagtattacttcctcatttcttcacacacacatacttacactttctctcaactttctctcatattttttctctcaaatattgtaagtaacaaaattttttcttcttctttttcttgttccaaaaccgaatacatcatcatcattttaattacTTGCTTTGTTACTTGTTtcttgtttatgttaaagatcaagttttctaacttgtatcttcatgtaatcttggttactttcatcttttgtttgatgaagaaccaaggacaaggatctaaacttgttagtttatggttctatacttaaatgttttcaagatttaaagttcctaagtttcataatcatacttgtgttcatgttttgtagacttaaatcctaagatccaaactttgatttgaatcttcctaagtatgaaacaaacatgaacataatacttgtactttagtttaattctttcttttgtacgtattttaaagttgtgatgttgttaatttggtcaagtattactagttaatcttgatctcatatttcttgaaactaaaagttaactttataagttcaagaacatggaggtttaactttctagttacaacttcatatacttgtgttggatctaagtttctatagcttatggtcttctaaatttgttgtaaataagagcttataagcttatatacatgttacaagttgaaaatctaagtttcataacttatggtttcattaaagtgtagatccaagttttgtaacttaggatctaacttaagaacactagatctagactttctagtctaggatctttaagatctagctaagatctaagttctacaacttatgatcttaattatttagtttactttcaagtttgtagcttaatattactagtagaactcatgtatgtgtcggatctaagatcttgatgtaactttggttcatcaaactacatacaactcttaagtgagttgtgctacatatcttagacttacattagtgttatgatggtcaaaacttggtaaagatgatgcacacacatcaatgagttgtacacttgaagctatacgcatcaaagatgagaaccgtgatgagcatcaagcaccaagaacccactggaacacctttacttactgtttctggaactgatctgactacctgggctactggaaagttgattttcagttagttcatttcgattatatgattttccatttagacctcttcttaatccgagttacggtttaggatctatggcctcccgaaagtcactacaccctattaacgttgtgctgaaatttctgacctactcgcacttaaaccgtcaccacggtcaaacgaagatgagtttggttctggaaattggtcagcctctaggggactcatatacggagacaTGGCCACCAGTCTCACCCTAtttaagtttgtatagaggtcgtggtgactgaacgaagtcagcccttgtttcaaaccctagtcttgacttaaaaattactttatactttttgtttaatgatgaatgatgatggtacttaagacctaatttacatacttttaaacccttgggaacgatttactgacttagtaacttttgacttaggttgaggacctttcggaccaaccacttgcttactattcccacgtatcgacttttactactttccactgtgagttatagcattcctttttactttaactattttgggaactgagaatacatgcgcattttacgttttacatactaggcacgagtacttaaactttatatatttgtgggttatacaacggcataaactttccccttagctcggtaacgtttagtcattggtctttgaaccggtgaacgtgaatcttagatatggatccataggatttgacatccccactcgggctagtagcgctagcatttaacgggtgtttaatacttcgtaaacttacacactcgccaagtatacttttagggggtgttatttacgttaagttagttaccaagcgcccacggttatacatatacttttcatactgttttgaaatgctgtttgaagcacttaaatctcgtggcctaccttacgttactgttatacttaaactatagctcaccaacctttgtgttgacgtttttaagcatgttttttcaggtgcttaaggtttgattgcttccgctgtagttgccatgctttgtagactcccgctgcgcttattagagatgtcttcgcatgaaacgtttattttgcattcaagctttgttacttttgaaacaatgaatttgtaacgacctgtgggtcacgtactattattaattgcttctattcatagaagcatactatcggttgttaaacatttgacgttggttatgacgtcaccttttcttatgaatgcaaacttattttgaaacagcatatagtgtttgaccttgtaatgatcttgttgttgatgaatcgtgcacgatggttttgtacggggcatctcaATAATGGCTCCTTATTGGGGTATGAGCTGCTGTTGGGCCACGATGATTTCCAGGAGACGGGCTTGTGTGTTGCCAGAGGTCCGTTGGGGAgggttagtgtagtgacccgaacttttccatgtttatatatattaattgagattgatatttacatgattaaatgtttccaacatgttaagcaatcaaacttgttaagacttgattaattgaaatatgtttcatatagacaattgaccacccaagttgaccggtgattcacgaacgttaaaacttgtaaaaactatatgatgacatatatatggatatatatatagttaacatgatactatgataagtaaacatatcattaagtatattaacaatgaactacatatgtaaaaacaagactactaacttaatgatttttaaacgagacatatatgtaacgattatcgttgtaaagacatttaatgtatatatatcatattaagagatattcatacatgataatatcatgataatataataatttaaaatctcatttgatattataaacattgggttaacaacatttaacaagatcgttaacctaaaggtttcaaaacaacacttacatgtaacgactaacgatgacttaacgactcagttaaaatgtatatacatgtagtgttttaatatgtatttatacacttttgaaagacttcaatacacttatcaaaatacttctacttaacaaaaatgcttacaattacatcctcgttcagtttcatcaacaattctactcgtatgcacccgtattcgtactcgtacaatacacagcttttagatgtatgtactattagtatatacactccaatgataagctcttaggagcccatgtgagtcacctaacacatgtgggaaccatcatttggcaactagcatgaaatatctcataaaattacaaaaatatgagtaatcattcatgacttatttacatgaaaacaaaattacatatcctttatatctaatccatacaccaacgaccaaaaacacctacaaacactttcattcttcaattttcttcatctaattaatctctctcaagttctatcttcaagttctaagtgttcttcataaattctacaagctctagttacataaaatcaagaatactttcaagtttgctagctcacttccaatcttgtaaggtgatcatccaacctcaagaaatctttgtttcttacagtaggttatcattctaatacaaggtaataatcatattcaaactttggttcaatttctataactataacaatcttatttcaagtgatgatcttacttgaacttgttttcgtgtcatgattctgcttcaagaacttcgagccatccaaggatccgttgaagctagatccatttttctattttccagtagatttatccaaggaacttaaggtagtaatgatgttcataacatcattcgattcatacatataaagctatcttattcgaaggtttaaacttgtaatcactagaacatagtttagttaattctaaacttgttcgcaaacaaaagttaatccttataacttgacttttaaaatcaactaaacacatgttctatatctatatgatatgctaacttaatgatttaaaacctggaaacacgaaaaacaccgtaaaaccggatttacgccgtcgtagtaacaccgcgggctgttttgggttagttaattaaaaactatgataaactttgatttaaaagttgttattctgagaaaatgatttttattatgaacatgaaactatatccaaaaattatggttaaactcaaagtggaagtatgttttctaaaatggtcatctagacgtcgttctttcgactgaaatgaccacctttacaaaaacgacttgtaacttatttttctgactataaacctatactttttctgtttagattcataaaatagagttcaatatgaaaccatagcaatttgattcactcaaaatggatttaaaatgaagaagttatgggtaaaacaagattggataatttttctcattttagctacgtgaaaattggtaacaaatctattccaaccataacttaatcaacttgtattgtatattatgtaatcttgagataccatagacacgtatacaatgtttcgacctatcatgtcgacacatctatatatatttcggaacaaccatagacactctatatgtgaatgttggagttagctatacagggttaaggttgattccaaaatatatatagtttgagttgtgatcaatactgagatacgtatacactgggtcgtggattgattcaagataatatttatcgatttatttctgtacatctaactgtggacaactagttgtaggttactaacgaggacagctgacttaataaacttaaaacatcaaaatatattaaaagtgttgtaaatatattttgaacatactttgatatatatgtatatattgttataggttcgtgaatcagccagtggccaagtcttacttcccgacgaagtaaaaatctgtgaaagtgagttatagtcccacttttaaaatctagtatttttgggatgagaatacatgcaggttttataaatgatttacaaaatagacacaagtacgtgaaattacattctatggttgaattatcgaaatcaaatatgcccctttttattaagtctggtaatctaagaattagggaacagacaccctaattgacgcgaatcctaaagatagatctattgggcctaacaaaccccatcaaaagtaccggatgctttagtacttcgaaatttatatcatatccgaagggtgtcccggaatgatggggatattcttatatatgcatcttgttaatgtcggttaccaggtgttcaccatatgaatgacttttatctctatgtatgggatgtgtattgaaatatgaaatcttgtggtctattattatgatttgatatatataggttaaacctataactcaccaacatttttgttgacgttttaaccatgtttattctcaggtgattattaagagcttccgctgtcgcatacttaaataaggacgagatttggagtccatgcttgtatgatattgtgtaaaaactgcattcaagaaacttattttgttgtaacatatttgtattgtaaaccattatgtaatggtcgtgtgtaaacaggatattttagattatcattatttgataatctacgtaaagctttttaaacctttattaatgaaataaaggttatggtttgttttaaaatgaatgcagtctttgaaaaacgtctcatatagaggtcaaaacctcgcaacgaaatcaattaatatggaacgtttttaatcaataagaacaggacatttcagttagcATGTGAAGAACTTCCCTGCTGTTTTGATGTAGATACCTACATGGCTACATCTTTCACCAAACCTATAATGTCCACAACTAAAATTGCGACAAACCTCTGGAGTATTATCCAGGCGAGTGTTTCCCGTTGAAGGGTTAGTAGTTTGCATGCTAAGGATGTGGGAGCATAAGGTGTTCTTTGAGATTCGAGTGTCACTCGCTTTTTTTCTTTGAAGTTGCATCTCCTCA
This genomic stretch from Rutidosis leptorrhynchoides isolate AG116_Rl617_1_P2 chromosome 11, CSIRO_AGI_Rlap_v1, whole genome shotgun sequence harbors:
- the LOC139876935 gene encoding protein-tyrosine-phosphatase PTP1-like; this translates as MAASNGAKIQKSSSSSSSISLNSFDMSTRFPPKLALKPDQIRYCVQALKFLKAKQTDQYSVIEQEFSILQDLRMMSSEVNSSCSVARLHVNCRKNRYSDVVPFDANRVVIDPCKDHRPSAMGYINASFITAEANPSESVSRFIATQGPLPETFEDFWEMVLQNHCPAIVMLTKLVDHNRIQKCGDYFQAENGPRLFGNISTVTRSIITTDSSLVLRHMEVNREESEGPALPVLHIQYPEWPDHGVPYDTLAVRDIFRRLCHLPSSKGPIVVHCSAGIGRTGTYCAIHNTIQRILVGDMTALDLVKTVSTFRAQRMGMVQTLDQYVFCYEAIIDELEDLISGSNIQESLK